A portion of the Deinococcus peraridilitoris DSM 19664 genome contains these proteins:
- a CDS encoding response regulator yields the protein MTQKKRTVDILLVEDNKGDVALAKAAFLEADFPANIHVVRNGEEAISYLHRHPPYEAVVHPDLILLDLNLPGKSGFDVLDAVKGNPELRRIPIVILTTSSAKEDIEKTYDMHANSFTTKPSGIERFIDFVQSLESFWVQNAHLPPKRHG from the coding sequence ATGACACAGAAAAAAAGAACCGTCGATATCCTGCTCGTCGAGGATAACAAAGGCGACGTGGCGCTGGCCAAGGCCGCCTTTCTGGAAGCGGATTTTCCCGCCAACATTCACGTGGTGCGCAACGGCGAAGAAGCCATCAGCTACCTGCACCGCCACCCTCCGTACGAAGCCGTCGTTCATCCCGACCTGATCCTGCTGGACCTGAATCTGCCGGGCAAAAGTGGCTTTGACGTGCTGGACGCCGTAAAGGGCAACCCCGAGCTGCGCCGGATTCCCATCGTGATCCTGACGACCTCCAGTGCCAAAGAGGACATCGAGAAAACCTACGACATGCACGCCAATTCGTTTACCACCAAGCCCTCGGGCATCGAGCGCTTTATCGACTTCGTGCAGTCGCTGGAGAGTTTCTGGGTGCAGAACGCGCACCTGCCGCCCAAGCGTCATGGCTGA
- a CDS encoding biliverdin-producing heme oxygenase — MILRRLKEHTQAQHERVEALVRVMDDPLTLQQYREVLGSMAGFYLPLEAQLSDLDLPQVFRFEARRKSALLRRDLQVLGLSQTAHAARAQLPALSTVAHALGCLYVLEGATLGGRIIARHVERQLQLTPENGAAFFASYGDTLGVMWKEFGAALSGYAAEHGGESEILQGAERTFGALERWLRRTETAPA; from the coding sequence ATGATTCTCCGTCGGCTCAAAGAACACACCCAGGCGCAGCACGAGCGTGTCGAAGCGCTCGTGCGCGTCATGGACGACCCGCTCACCCTGCAGCAGTACCGGGAAGTGCTCGGCAGCATGGCGGGTTTCTACCTGCCCCTGGAAGCCCAACTGTCGGACTTGGACTTGCCGCAGGTTTTCAGATTCGAGGCCAGACGCAAAAGTGCGCTGCTGCGGCGTGACCTGCAGGTTCTGGGCCTGTCCCAGACAGCACACGCGGCGCGTGCCCAGCTGCCCGCACTGTCCACGGTCGCGCACGCTTTGGGCTGCCTGTATGTGCTGGAAGGCGCCACCCTGGGCGGACGGATCATCGCGCGTCATGTAGAACGGCAGCTGCAGCTCACGCCCGAGAACGGCGCCGCCTTTTTTGCCAGTTACGGTGACACACTCGGGGTGATGTGGAAAGAGTTTGGCGCGGCCCTGAGCGGCTACGCAGCAGAGCACGGTGGGGAGAGCGAGATTCTGCAGGGAGCCGAGCGAACCTTTGGGGCGCTTGAGCGGTGGCTCCGGCGAACGGAAACTGCGCCCGCCTGA
- a CDS encoding glycoside hydrolase family 13 protein: MTSNALQPVPWWKDAVVYQIYPRSFQDSNGDGVGDLQGIISRLDYLKRLGVDVLWLSPMYASPNDDNGYDISDYRAIMTEFGTMDDFDELLREAHARGLRIMLDLVVNHTSDEHAWFVESRSDRASEKRDYYIWKQGQDGQPPTRWQSYFSGGVWELDEASGEYYLHLFSRKQPDLNWENPTVRREVYDMMRFWLDKGVDGWRMDTINMLSKNPAYPEGLPLPGTTLTDGQPHFLNGPRIHEFLQEMHREVLAHYDIVTVGETPGVTPDQGALYSGPERSELNMVFHFEHVFLGDEQAERGKWSNPPLALPDVKRVLARWQTGLYGRGWNSLYWDNHDQPRAVSRFGNDRQYRLESAKLLCTVLLFMQGTPYIYQGQELGMTNVSFESIEHYKDIETLNASKVLRDEHGWDDARILASVHARGRDNARTPMQWDDSPHAGFTNATPWIRVNPNYPDINAQAAEGDPNSVWYHYRDTIRLRKTLSVVRDGTFTLLDAEHPSLFCYVRDDGHDKLLVVALFSEEAQSYGIPDEFVGGEVLSNNYPSGEATPELHLQPHQALVIRAASG; the protein is encoded by the coding sequence ATGACCAGCAACGCCCTACAGCCTGTTCCCTGGTGGAAAGACGCCGTCGTCTACCAGATCTATCCGCGCTCCTTTCAGGACAGCAACGGTGACGGCGTCGGCGACCTGCAGGGTATCATCTCGCGCCTCGACTACCTCAAGCGCCTGGGCGTGGACGTGCTGTGGCTCTCGCCGATGTACGCCTCGCCCAACGACGACAACGGCTACGACATCAGCGACTACCGCGCCATCATGACCGAGTTCGGCACGATGGACGACTTCGACGAGCTGCTGCGAGAAGCGCATGCTCGCGGCCTCAGGATCATGCTCGACCTGGTGGTGAACCACACCAGCGACGAGCATGCCTGGTTCGTCGAGTCGCGCAGTGACCGCGCCTCGGAAAAACGCGACTACTACATCTGGAAGCAGGGCCAGGACGGACAGCCCCCCACCCGCTGGCAGTCCTACTTCAGCGGCGGCGTGTGGGAACTTGACGAGGCCAGCGGCGAATACTACCTACACCTCTTCAGCCGCAAGCAGCCGGACCTGAACTGGGAAAACCCGACTGTGCGGCGCGAGGTGTACGACATGATGCGCTTCTGGCTCGACAAGGGAGTGGACGGCTGGCGCATGGACACCATCAACATGCTCAGCAAGAACCCGGCCTATCCCGAAGGACTGCCCCTGCCCGGCACGACCCTGACCGATGGTCAGCCGCACTTTCTGAACGGTCCGCGCATTCACGAATTCCTGCAGGAAATGCACCGCGAGGTGCTCGCGCACTATGACATCGTGACCGTCGGTGAGACCCCGGGCGTGACTCCCGACCAGGGCGCGCTGTACAGCGGACCGGAGCGCAGCGAGCTCAACATGGTCTTTCACTTCGAGCACGTGTTTCTGGGCGACGAGCAGGCCGAACGCGGCAAGTGGAGCAATCCGCCGCTCGCCCTGCCCGACGTCAAGCGCGTGCTGGCGCGCTGGCAGACCGGACTCTACGGGCGCGGCTGGAACAGCCTGTACTGGGACAACCACGACCAGCCGCGCGCCGTCTCGCGCTTCGGGAACGACCGGCAGTACCGCCTGGAAAGTGCCAAGCTGCTGTGCACGGTGCTGCTCTTCATGCAGGGCACGCCCTATATCTATCAGGGGCAGGAACTCGGCATGACCAACGTGAGTTTCGAGAGCATCGAACACTACAAGGACATCGAGACCCTCAATGCCTCCAAGGTGCTGCGTGACGAACACGGCTGGGACGACGCGCGTATTCTCGCCAGCGTCCACGCGCGCGGGCGCGACAATGCCCGCACACCCATGCAGTGGGACGACTCCCCGCACGCGGGCTTCACGAACGCCACGCCCTGGATCCGGGTCAACCCGAACTATCCGGACATCAACGCCCAGGCCGCCGAAGGAGACCCCAACTCGGTGTGGTACCACTACCGCGACACCATCCGCCTGCGCAAGACGCTCAGCGTGGTGCGCGACGGCACCTTCACGCTGCTGGACGCCGAGCATCCCAGCTTGTTCTGCTACGTGCGCGACGACGGGCATGACAAATTGCTGGTGGTGGCCCTGTTCAGCGAGGAGGCCCAGTCTTACGGCATTCCGGATGAGTTCGTGGGCGGCGAGGTGCTCAGCAACAACTATCCCAGCGGAGAAGCGACCCCCGAACTGCACCTGCAGCCCCACCAGGCCCTCGTGATCCGCGCCGCCTCTGGATGA
- a CDS encoding [LysW]-aminoadipate kinase: MIVVKVGGSAGIDYDAVCADIARLWKEGRRLVLVHGGSGETNRVAEALGHPPRFVTSPSGYTSRFTDRQTLEIFEMVYCGKMNKGIVERLQRLGVNAVGLSGLDGRIFEGKHKDSVRAVEDGKVKILRGDHTGTVEKVNTGLIELLLQGGYLPVLTPPAASYEGVAINVDGDRASAALAVGLKAQALLLLSNVPGLLRHFPDEASLIREIAAANVEDYLEFAQDRMKKKVLGAAEAVAGGVGRVIFGDARAGEPVSAALNGQGTVVS, from the coding sequence ATGATCGTTGTCAAAGTGGGTGGCTCGGCCGGAATCGATTACGACGCGGTGTGCGCCGACATCGCCAGGCTCTGGAAAGAAGGGCGGCGTCTGGTGCTGGTACACGGCGGCAGCGGTGAGACCAACCGCGTCGCCGAGGCGCTCGGTCATCCGCCGCGCTTCGTGACCTCGCCGAGCGGCTACACCTCGCGCTTCACGGACCGCCAGACGCTGGAAATCTTCGAAATGGTCTACTGCGGCAAGATGAACAAGGGCATCGTGGAGCGGCTGCAGCGGCTCGGTGTCAACGCGGTGGGCCTCTCGGGCCTCGACGGGCGCATCTTCGAGGGCAAGCACAAGGACAGCGTGCGCGCCGTCGAGGACGGCAAGGTCAAGATTCTGCGCGGCGACCATACCGGCACCGTCGAGAAGGTCAACACCGGCCTGATCGAGCTGCTGCTGCAGGGCGGCTACCTGCCGGTGCTCACCCCGCCCGCCGCGAGTTATGAGGGGGTGGCCATCAACGTGGACGGCGACCGCGCCAGCGCCGCCCTGGCCGTCGGCCTGAAGGCGCAGGCGCTGCTGCTGCTCTCCAACGTCCCGGGCCTGCTGCGTCATTTTCCCGACGAAGCCAGCCTGATCCGCGAGATTGCGGCAGCGAATGTCGAAGACTATCTGGAGTTCGCCCAGGACCGCATGAAGAAAAAGGTGCTGGGCGCTGCCGAGGCCGTCGCGGGTGGCGTAGGGCGGGTGATCTTCGGGGACGCGCGCGCCGGGGAACCGGTGAGCGCCGCGCTGA